CGACAAGCTGGAGCTCGCGACGAAGCACGGTGCGGAGTTCACCGTCAACGCCTCCGAGGTCGACCCCGCCGAGGCCGTGCAGGAGTACACCGACGGCGGCTCGCACGGTGTGCTGGTCACCGCCGTGCACCCGCAGGCCTTCGGCCAGGCGATCAACATGGCCCGCCGTGGCGGAACCATCGTCTTCAACGGGCTGCCCCCGGGAGAGTTCCCCGCCCCGATCTTCGACATCGTGCTCAAGGGACTCACCATCCGTGGCTCGCTCGTCGGTGACCGGCAGGACCAGGTCGAGGCGCTGGACTTCTACGCCCGTGGGCTCATCCACCCGACGGTGACCGAGTGCAAGCTGGAGGACGTCAACGACGTCTTCGACAGAATGGAGAAGGGCCAGATCGACGGACGCATGGCGATCCGCTACTGATCTGTCACCGGTCTGCTGCTGATCCGCCGCGCCTGCGCGGTCTCCTGTGCAGCACCCCGCGCGGCCTCCGCGTGGCACATGCCCGCATCGCGCGACGTGGGGATGGTCTGACCCGGCTCCGACCATCCCCACGTCGCGCGTTGCGGACACGGGTGGCGTCCCGGCGGCTGTGGCGTCCCGGCGGCTGCGCAGCTACAGCCCGACCACGCGGCCGAGCCGGACCTGTTCGTGGATCCAGTCGATGACGTCGTCCTCTGTGACTCGGTCTTCGACTAAGTCGACGACCATGTCGTCCTGGTAACCACTGATCTGCTCAGTGAAGCGGAGACCGTTGAGATGGAGGAAAACGGTGAACGTGAACCAGGCCGTGCGCTTGTTCCCGTCAAAGAAGGCGTGAGCCTTTGCCACGCCGTAGAGCAGCGCGACCGCCTTTTCCTCGAGAGTCTCGTTGAGGTCCCGCCCGAACATCGTCTGGAAGGCCGCGTTGACGGCACTCTCCAGCTCCCCTGGCCCCGTGACGGCATGAACGCACTCATCCAGGTGCTGATTGATCCTGATGATCTGCTCCGCCTTAACCTTGACGGTCACCGGTCACGCAACCGTCGCTCCGTCTCCTTCCAGGCTTCCTTTTCTCTCATCAAGGCCGCCCAGAACTCCTCGTCAGTCGCCGTCCGATCCTCGGGTCCGTCATCGTCTACCCGAGCCCCCGCCGTCGTGACCTCGTCCGCCGTGTTGTCGTGTGCAGCTGTCATGATGATGCCCCTTCCTGCACTAACCGCTCTGTGAGGTACCGACCCTACACGGCACCACGATCGTCAGAAACCCCCGTCCACAGTGGTCAGCGCATCCGGCCGCATCACGCTTTCCCGGTGCGCTCGCGGTGCCGGCAGCCCGGCCAACAGCACGGGCGCCGCTTCCCTTCCTCCAGTTCCTCGCAGGTCCGACGGATACGCCGGGTGCGGGTCTTCGTCTGCTTCACGTCCTCGACCCAGCAGATGAATTCGTTGCGCCCCAGTGGGGTACAGCTCTCCCACAGTTCGAGGACGCTGCGCGCCACTGCCGGGCTGCCGTCATCACCCTCACCCCGGTCGCCACCGAGAAGTGCGGCGCGCAGGTCATCGGGCAGATCATGGACGACACCGCCGGAAACGGTCACTTCACTCATGGTCATGAAGCTACACGCCGCACGGTGCGGCCTCCATGCGTGACGTCCGATACACAATTCGCCGTCCCCGTGCCGCGCGCACGCGGAAATGTGTATCGCACGTGACGTGCGCCGGGAGGAACCCCTACACCCGGAAGCGCTGCACCGCGGACCACGTCGGGTCCGCGTCATCGGTGAGGGACGCCGCGCCGAGCTCCCAGGTGTCCACCGTCGCCCGCAGGGTGTTGATGACATGGTCCAGCTCCGTGGCGGCGGCACCGGCGGCGGCCGACGCACCGGCGGACACCTCACCGGACGCGGCATCGCCCGACGCACCGGATACCGCACCGGACGCAGCACCCAGGTAGTAGTGCAGGGTGACCACGTCATCCAGGCACACCCCCTCCAGCCCGGACCCGGGCTCACCGGTGCCCTCCCCGCCGCGGTGCACCACGGCGACGAGCAGCCCGGCGTGGTTCTCCCGGACGGTGTCGGACAGCGCGTCTTCGGTGGCCAGCACCGTCGACCGGACCTGCGCCCCGGTGAGGTCCGTCGCGCGGAACGGGTCGATATGCAGTGTGACCTGCACATGCCGGTCCCGCCCCGGCGCGACCGTCGGCGCCAGGGGCACGATCGTGCGGACCGTCGCGTCCGCCCCGTCGACCTCCATCGTCAGCTCGGTGTGTCCGGGTCTGCCGTCCGGGTCCGTCGCGGCGTCCGCCATCCGGTCGATGAGGGCGCGCAGGTCCGCCATGCCCACGGCATGTTCCGGGCTGTGGTCGGTCACCGCGACATCCCCGATCCAGGTCGCGGCCACGTCGGCGCCGAGGGCGGCGTCCAGCAGTGCCCGCGCCACCGCGACATCGGGTGCGGCGGTCTCCCCGGTGCCTCCGAACAGTCCGGCGCGCAGTGCCGCGGTCTTCGCCGACCCCCAGTGCGGGTGCCAGACGGTCACATGGAAAATGCTGTGACCTGCACGGATGCCGATCCGGCACTCGTCGGGGTCGTAGTCGAGTCCGTCAGCACCGGTCACCGGTCCGGGCACTGTCACAGGGCGTCGAGCGCCTGCGTCAGATCGGCGAGCAGGTCGTCGATGTTCTCGATCCCCACGGAGATCCGGACCAGGTCGTCGGGCACCTCGAGGGCGGAGCCGGCGGCGGACTGGTGGGTCATCTTCGCCGGGTGTTCCAGCAGCGATTCCACCCCGCCGAGCGACTCCGCCAGACAGATCAGCCGGGTGTTCTCGCAGAACTGCAGGGCGGGCGCCTCGCCGCCGGCGAAGCGGACGGAGACCATCGCGCCGAACCCGCGCATCTGCCGCGCCGCGACCGCGTGGCCCGGGTGGTCGGGCAGGCCCGGGTAGAGGACCTGCGCGATTTCGGGGCGTCCGGCGAGGAACTCGGCGACGGCCTGTGCGTTGGCGCAGTGCCGGTCCATGCGCACGCCGAGGGTCTTGATGCCGCGGTAGGTGAGGTAGGCGTCCATCGGGCCGGGCACCGCACCGGCACCTCCCTGCAGGAACAGCAGTTCCCCGTCGACGTCCTCATCATTGGTGACGACCACGCCGCCGACGACATCCGAGTGCCCGCCGAGGTACTTGGTGGTGGAGTGCATGACGATGTCCGCGCCGAGGGCCAGCGGATTCTGCAGGTAGGGGCTGGCGAAGGTGTTGTCGACGACGAGTTTCGCCGGGTGCTCCCCGAGTGCGTCGGCGACGGCGGCGATGTCGGTGATGCCGAGCAGCGGGTTGGTGGGGGTCTCCAGCCACACCAGCTTCGTCTCCGGACGCAGCGCCGCGGCGATCTGGGCGGGGTCGGCCGTGTCCACGACCGAGCAGTGGACGCCCCACTCCCGGTAGGTGGTGTCGATGAGGCGGAACGTTCCGCCGTAGGCGTCGTTGCCGAGGATGAGGTGGTCGCCGGGGCGGAGCAGGACGCGCAGCACCGCGTCGGTGGCGGCCATGCCCGACCCCCAGGCGCGGCCGAACCGGGCGCCTTCGAGGGCGGCGACGGTCTGCTCCAGGGCGGTGACTGTGGGGTTTCCGCAGCGGGAGTACTCGAAACCGCCGCGCAGCTGCGCCACCCCGTCCTGGGCGAAGGTGGTGGAGGTGTAGATCGGCACGTTGATCGCACCGGTCTGCGCGTCGGGCTCGTAGCCGGCGTGGATGGCGTTCGTGTCGAAGCCGAAGGGGCGTCCGGTGGCGTCGGTGAGGCGGCGTTCGGCGTGCAGGGCGGCCTCACGGCGGGCGGCGGTGCCCGCGTCCGCGCGGGTCTCGTGCTCGGTCATGCCCGCCATCCTAGAGGACCGAGCTGTCTGTTCGTGGGCGCGGGGGGCCGGTATCCGACCCGTCCCCGCCACCCCGTCAGGACGCCGTCCGGCAGACTGGGGACCATGACCGGAACTCCCCGAGACCCTGCCGCCGACCCTGCCGCCGACCCAGCCGCCGCAGTGCGCGCCGAGGTCGACGCCGACCCGCGCACGATGTGGCAGCGCATGACCGCCGGCGAGCTCTACCACGCCGACGACCCGGCAATCGCGGCCGCCGGCCTCGCCGCCCGCTCCGCCTGCTGGCGGCTGGGGCAGACCGACCCGGCCGACGAGGCGTCCTACGACGCGCAGCTGCGTGACCTGCTCGGCACCGTCGGGGAGGACGTGATCGTCTGGCCCGGGCTCCGGGTCGACTACGGGACCAACATCCACCTGGCCGACGGCGTGTTCCTCAACGTGGACGCCACGATCCTCGACGTCTGCCCGGTGCACATCGGGAAGGACACGAGGATCGGGCCGGGCGTCCAGCTGCTCACCCCGCTGCACCCGCTGACCGACCATGCGCTGCGCGCGACCGGCTGGGAGTACGGCGCGCCGGTCACCATCGGCGAGAACTGCTGGTTCGGCGGCAACGTGACCGTGTGCCCGGGGGTGACGGTCGGCGACAACGTGGTCGTCGGCGCCGGATCCGTGGTCACCCGCGACCTGCCGGACAACGTGCTCGCCGTCGGGACGCCGGCGCGGGTGGTGCGGCAGCTGTAGCGCTGCGCCGGATCAGGCGTCCTGCTCGACCGACTTCCCGGTCCTGTCGGCGACGGCCTCGCACTTGTCCTCGGCCCCCGGGGTGCAGAGGAACACCCAGTCGCCGTCGGAGACCTTGGTGAACTCGTCCCGGCCCACCTCCTCGAAGGCACCCCGCTTCTCCATCTCGTCGACATCCATGCCGACGCCGAGAATCATGGCGTTGC
This is a stretch of genomic DNA from Corynebacterium nuruki S6-4. It encodes these proteins:
- a CDS encoding sugar O-acetyltransferase; the protein is MTGTPRDPAADPAADPAAAVRAEVDADPRTMWQRMTAGELYHADDPAIAAAGLAARSACWRLGQTDPADEASYDAQLRDLLGTVGEDVIVWPGLRVDYGTNIHLADGVFLNVDATILDVCPVHIGKDTRIGPGVQLLTPLHPLTDHALRATGWEYGAPVTIGENCWFGGNVTVCPGVTVGDNVVVGAGSVVTRDLPDNVLAVGTPARVVRQL
- a CDS encoding type II toxin-antitoxin system death-on-curing family toxin, with protein sequence MTVKVKAEQIIRINQHLDECVHAVTGPGELESAVNAAFQTMFGRDLNETLEEKAVALLYGVAKAHAFFDGNKRTAWFTFTVFLHLNGLRFTEQISGYQDDMVVDLVEDRVTEDDVIDWIHEQVRLGRVVGL
- a CDS encoding YdeI/OmpD-associated family protein, producing the protein MSEVTVSGGVVHDLPDDLRAALLGGDRGEGDDGSPAVARSVLELWESCTPLGRNEFICWVEDVKQTKTRTRRIRRTCEELEEGKRRPCCWPGCRHRERTGKA
- a CDS encoding cystathionine gamma-synthase gives rise to the protein MTEHETRADAGTAARREAALHAERRLTDATGRPFGFDTNAIHAGYEPDAQTGAINVPIYTSTTFAQDGVAQLRGGFEYSRCGNPTVTALEQTVAALEGARFGRAWGSGMAATDAVLRVLLRPGDHLILGNDAYGGTFRLIDTTYREWGVHCSVVDTADPAQIAAALRPETKLVWLETPTNPLLGITDIAAVADALGEHPAKLVVDNTFASPYLQNPLALGADIVMHSTTKYLGGHSDVVGGVVVTNDEDVDGELLFLQGGAGAVPGPMDAYLTYRGIKTLGVRMDRHCANAQAVAEFLAGRPEIAQVLYPGLPDHPGHAVAARQMRGFGAMVSVRFAGGEAPALQFCENTRLICLAESLGGVESLLEHPAKMTHQSAAGSALEVPDDLVRISVGIENIDDLLADLTQALDAL